A window of Fusarium falciforme chromosome 1, complete sequence genomic DNA:
AAGCATCGCAGTCGGACTTGACCTGCTTGGTCTGCTTCTCCAAATCGGTGAGGGCATCCTCGAGCGTCTGCGTAAGCTGGCGCTCGGCATCGAGGTGCTTCTCGATGGTTCGGATGCGTGCTTCCTGGTCCTCGGTGATCTGGGaaatgttgatgttgtcctTGCTGGCAGGGCGGGCATTGGTTGGAGAGCTGGGAACGCCGTTGACGGGAGAGCCCGCGCCATTCGGCAAAGGTGGAAGTGGGAtagctggtggtggtgagggcaGCGACACGTGCGACGCGCTCTTGCGGATGGTTGAGTTAGAGTTCGATCGCTGGACGCCAGCGCTCAACTCATCAAACTTGGCCTGTCGCTGTTAGTGGTGTATCCAACCAAAACGTCATGCATGAGTCAACTTACCTGGAGAGCTGCGTAATCTTCACGGGCCACCTCCAGCTCGGCTTGGAGGCGTGCAGTAGCCGCATTAGCTTCATCCAGTGCCGCGTTCCGCTCTGTCTGCAACGTGCTCAGACGGTTATTGGTCATCTGCACCTCATCAAAGTTATTCTGCAGttgctcctccagctcctccaccagCCGGCTGTTCTTCTTGCTGCGAGTGTCTAGATCCgccatcttgttcttggcagcTGCAAGTTGTTCCGCAAGAGGTCCAGGCTTGTCGACAGCACCGAGCATCTCAGCCAACGAGGATCTAGCGGCTTCGAGATCTTGGACGATCTTGTCGTTGATTGTCGTAAGATCAGTGACATGTGACTCCATCTCACcacgcttcttcttctcctctgcgAGAGCCTGCTGACTAACAGCGAGATCGTTGATTCGCTCTGTCAGCTTCTCAACACTGACATCCAGTCCCAGAGCAAAGGCGACCTGAGAAGCAATCTTCATGAGATCATCACGAGCTTCGCCAAGTTCGTTCTCCAGGCGCTGAACACTGTCAGCATGCTCTGACAGCAACACTTCAACCTGCTCCTCATAGCCCTTCTGCTCCCGAGTCTTGATATCAGCCAGCTCCTTGGCATGGTtcgccttgagctcctcgaggcttGCCTGGTGGTTCTTGGTGGCCTCATCATGGGCAGCAAGCTgctcctcaagcttggcaACAAGCTCCAGCTGGTGGGCGTTATCCTCCTGAACTGAGGCATGAGCCTTGTTGAGTTCATCCAACTGAGAACGGGCTGCAGAGTGAGACTGCTCCAGCTCGGCAACCTTAGCAGCGttgctgttgatgatggccttgtACTCATCAATCTCGCTACGGAGGAAACTGATGAGGTTCTGTTGCCGTTGCTCGGCCTCCCTGACTGAGTCATCCTTCTCGCCGGTCTGGTGAGATTGGGAATGAGTGAGCTGGGCACTAGTGGATGCCACTTGAGACTCGAGCTCTTGGATCGTGCCGCGCATCGCCGCCTCCGTCTTCGCCATCGTGTCAAGCGCCTCCTTGTGCTTGTTCTCCCAGGTTTCCAGCTCCGATTGCAGCTCAGCAATGCGTTGTTCATGCTTCTGCTCAGACTCCTCAACTTCCTTAGGATCGGGTCTGGACGCCAGAGCTTGGCGGAGAGACTCGAGTTCAGTTGTGAGTGTCTGCTCACGGGCGAGGTGCGCGTTCCTTGTGTCATTAAGCTGCCTCTCACTCTGCTCAAGCTGATCCCGCAGGTTTGCAACCATGGACATCTCAATGGGGCTGGACTTGAGACTCGAACGCTCCCGAGTCAGTCCCGAGATAATCGTCATCTTggtctccatctccttcttaGCGGCCGCAACGTCCGCCTCGAGTTCTTGGATACGCTCGCTTCTGGTGTGAAGCTCGTGCATGGCGGCGTTGATGTTGAGCTCGAAGCTCTGCATCAACTCCGGCCTGTTCTCGAAGCTCTCAGCAGCGATGTTACGCAGGGATGCAAACGAACGGTGAGCACGGTCGGCGGCAAGGAGGTTCTGGCTTGACTTGCGTCGGATGATAGGAGTGCTTGAGCGAGGTGAGGTAGCCTCATAGGCGCGCGCCCGGGTGAGATccgtcttgagctcctcaacaatATCGAGAGTCTCGCTGTGCTTTGACTCCAGCTGGGCATACCGCTCAGCCAGTTccttctcagcagcctcacGCTCTTGCGCCATGGTCTTGAGTCGGTCAAGCTCGGCCGCCAGCTCGACGCTCTGAGCATGCTGAAGATCCTCCGTCGAAACAGCTGCTGGCTTCGCGGTGGCTGTGCCATCCTCAGACAAGGTGTCGGCATTAGAAGACGCCGCGGTAGCAGGCGAATCCATGGCCGAGGATAGCTCCGAGGAGAGCGATCGCGAAAAGGATGACCGTGGGCCATCCTTCAAATCGCTCGTCTTCGCGTCTGACAAAAAGGACTCTGGTCGAGTGTGTATCGGGGTGGCAACAGAGATCACTGAGTCACGAATGCGTTGTGGGTGACGCGCTTCATCGATGGAATCCTGCAGCTCCGCGAGCTTTCGCATGGCGTCCTCATACTTGTGGTGCAGCGAGTCGTAGTCGTGGAGAGTCGACTCGTGCTCAACACGGAGATCGATAAGCTCCTGGGTCACGGACTCGAGCTTGTCCGCCACAAACTTGGACTGAGCCGGGCTCTGAGGTGGGACCTCTTCTTCAGGCCTCTCAAGGTGCTGCTGCTtatcttcttcagcttcttccttgaCGGTGCCAATCTTGTGTTGGGTAGTGTCCTGTTCCTCGTCACCTTCAGGAATGGGTTCTTCCATCTGGCTATGGCGGCTCACATGAGACATGCTTCGAGAGTGGTCAGCCATGCCACGGCGCGAAGCCGTGCCGTTGGTTGGCTCGACGGGCGCAGATTCGGATGCCTTCTCTCCTTCAGCTTCCTTGCCATCTTGGATCTGATCAAGCTCATAAAGAAGCGAGTCAAGCTTGCCGAGGCTTCGTTGGCGCTCAACAACCTGTTCAAGGCGGTCGATTTCTCGCTGCATCAGCTCAGCATCTTGGTCCGCCTCAGCAAGGCGCTCCTCAAGGGTTGAGATGTAGTCTTCACACGAGGCTTCGTTCTCTCGCACACGAGCAATCTCCTTACGAAgctccatgatgatggttgcgttcttctcctcgccgctgGTGTGGCCGTCCAACTTAGCCTCGAGATCATGAAGGTAGTTTTCAGTACTAGCTTCGCGGTCCATCAGCTTCTGCAGCCGGGACTGGAGCTGATTGTTGATTGTCTCGACATAGGCGCACTTTGTCTCCTTCTCAAGCAAGTTGGTCTCGGTGTTAGAGAGAGTGCTGCGAGTGCTGGAGAGCGACTGTTCAAGTGACTGGATCGTCTTCTCATACTCAAGGACAACCTGTTCAACTGCCTGTGCGAACGAGTTGGATCGGTTCAGGCGGTCAGTAGCACTGTCACCGAGGGCATCGTCGTGGTTTTCGTCCGACTCATTCTCGCGGGCGCGGGCCAGCTCGGCAATGAGACGCGCATGGCGTTGACTGAGAGCAGTATAGTTCTCTTGGGTGTCCAAAAGTTGGTTCTGGAGCTCGACCTCACGCTCGTTCTGTCGATCAGATCGCTCGCTGGGGCCAGGGGCATTGCGTCTCGGGCTACTGCCACCACGCTCTGCGCTGCGGATCTGCTCACGCAAGAAAGCAACTTCGGCCTTGAGGCGGTCAATCACGGCCTGCTTATCACCCTCCTCGACTTGCTGGATTCGTGGCTTAGACTGGATAGCTCGGGCGCGCTGGGCATACTGAACCGTGTTGAGGGTCTCGCTCAGATGAAACTCGGCAGGCGTAACGCAAGCAATCATATAGGTGATGGCATTGCCACCAAGCGAATCCTGGAGGAGTCTGGTCAAGCGAGAATCACGATACGAAACGTGGGCGCCAGGGTTTCGAGACGAAAGCTGGCTGATGACTTTGCCAAGGGCAGCAAGACCGGCGTTGATAGAGATACCCTCCTTGGCACGCTCACCTTGCGCACCAGTGTTCTTGAGCCTTTCGCTACCAGCCAAATCAACGAAATGGAGCTTGCTGTCGACAGTTACCGTAACGTCCTGGCCGGTCATAGCCTCGAGAGGCACGGAGAAGCGCTTCTCGGCACCAGAACCAGAGCCATACTTGCTCTTGCGCTGAACAaggttgagggagaagaCGGCGTGAGATCGCGATGATTTGGCGTTGATAGCGGTGGCATCAGTCTGACGAATCGACGATCCAAAGTTGAGAGCATTCATGAGATCCTCCACCGAGTTCACTTCCACCTGTCGAAGGCCCGTCAAAATGATATTGCCCTTGGTGTCTTCGCGAATGGCGACATTTCCGCGCTCATTGAGAGGAGTTGACTCGGGAACGAGAAGATCACGAAGCTGTTCGTTATAAATCTCGACATATGTAGCTCTGAGAGACCAATTGCGGTCGCCAAGCGGATTCTGCTGAGCATATCCTCGAGGGCTTCGAAGGTGAGACATGGAACTGCGGTTCGACTTGGACGATCCCGTTGGTGAATCGAGCTTCTCAAAAAGGGCTGCGGCAGCTCGAGGAATGACACCTAGAAGACTGGTTAGCGGGTCGCGCGCGCTGCAAGTAAGTTGGACCAACCCATGAGCTCAGGGTCATGCTGCTCGCCAGGACCCGAGGTACCCATTGTGTACGATTTACCAGCGCCGGACTGACCGTACGCCAGCAACGACACGTTGTA
This region includes:
- a CDS encoding Kinesin motor domain-containing protein gives rise to the protein MASSPPTSPGGIQRPLSAAISRAAPRSTSRLSMTSKTGGGSRASDEDSRTAVKVAVRVRPPLKSTDPGYDLIPQRFQRSMVQTTSDTSLAIDSPQGRKLFVFDRVFSSDVMQDGIWDYLSDCVNAFTQGYNVSLLAYGQSGAGKSYTMGTSGPGEQHDPELMGVIPRAAAALFEKLDSPTGSSKSNRSSMSHLRSPRGYAQQNPLGDRNWSLRATYVEIYNEQLRDLLVPESTPLNERGNVAIREDTKGNIILTGLRQVEVNSVEDLMNALNFGSSIRQTDATAINAKSSRSHAVFSLNLVQRKSKYGSGSGAEKRFSVPLEAMTGQDVTVTVDSKLHFVDLAGSERLKNTGAQGERAKEGISINAGLAALGKVISQLSSRNPGAHVSYRDSRLTRLLQDSLGGNAITYMIACVTPAEFHLSETLNTVQYAQRARAIQSKPRIQQVEEGDKQAVIDRLKAEVAFLREQIRSAERGGSSPRRNAPGPSERSDRQNEREVELQNQLLDTQENYTALSQRHARLIAELARARENESDENHDDALGDSATDRLNRSNSFAQAVEQVVLEYEKTIQSLEQSLSSTRSTLSNTETNLLEKETKCAYVETINNQLQSRLQKLMDREASTENYLHDLEAKLDGHTSGEEKNATIIMELRKEIARVRENEASCEDYISTLEERLAEADQDAELMQREIDRLEQVVERQRSLGKLDSLLYELDQIQDGKEAEGEKASESAPVEPTNGTASRRGMADHSRSMSHVSRHSQMEEPIPEGDEEQDTTQHKIGTVKEEAEEDKQQHLERPEEEVPPQSPAQSKFVADKLESVTQELIDLRVEHESTLHDYDSLHHKYEDAMRKLAELQDSIDEARHPQRIRDSVISVATPIHTRPESFLSDAKTSDLKDGPRSSFSRSLSSELSSAMDSPATAASSNADTLSEDGTATAKPAAVSTEDLQHAQSVELAAELDRLKTMAQEREAAEKELAERYAQLESKHSETLDIVEELKTDLTRARAYEATSPRSSTPIIRRKSSQNLLAADRAHRSFASLRNIAAESFENRPELMQSFELNINAAMHELHTRSERIQELEADVAAAKKEMETKMTIISGLTRERSSLKSSPIEMSMVANLRDQLEQSERQLNDTRNAHLAREQTLTTELESLRQALASRPDPKEVEESEQKHEQRIAELQSELETWENKHKEALDTMAKTEAAMRGTIQELESQVASTSAQLTHSQSHQTGEKDDSVREAEQRQQNLISFLRSEIDEYKAIINSNAAKVAELEQSHSAARSQLDELNKAHASVQEDNAHQLELVAKLEEQLAAHDEATKNHQASLEELKANHAKELADIKTREQKGYEEQVEVLLSEHADSVQRLENELGEARDDLMKIASQVAFALGLDVSVEKLTERINDLAVSQQALAEEKKKRGEMESHVTDLTTINDKIVQDLEAARSSLAEMLGAVDKPGPLAEQLAAAKNKMADLDTRSKKNSRLVEELEEQLQNNFDEVQMTNNRLSTLQTERNAALDEANAATARLQAELEVAREDYAALQAKFDELSAGVQRSNSNSTIRKSASHVSLPSPPPAIPLPPLPNGAGSPVNGVPSSPTNARPASKDNINISQITEDQEARIRTIEKHLDAERQLTQTLEDALTDLEKQTKQVKSDCDAWKKRAQELEAEVKELKDRPPPEPVQDNRWSVQAVEEERKKRQAAEAARRQLEERMNAISKSKKKKGSLNCF